From a single Oncorhynchus tshawytscha isolate Ot180627B linkage group LG33, Otsh_v2.0, whole genome shotgun sequence genomic region:
- the LOC112230624 gene encoding alpha-2Db adrenergic receptor-like, which yields MKITTLIKLRNLRPSPCVSLLGMHEENGEEQTCLSRMDITPTAFAASNSSEDTNGTSAQRPLPHSQSVAVFIVFLVTVIILVTIVGNVLVVVAVFTSRALRAPQNLFLVSLASADILVATLVIPFSLANEIMGYWYFGSTWCAFYLALDVLFCTSSIVHLCAISLDRYWSVTKAVSYNRKRTPRRIKCMITVVWVISAVISFPPLLMTKHDEHECLLNNETWYILSSCLVSFFAPGLIMILVYCKIYKVAKQRASTVFAAKNGTERQPSQSETCFVPRRKFEVESPSSPSLGGHMRKGELDDIDLEESCVADSKPKNCLFSKRVKVEGANTFPKQSCRVSWASNRNAKLSQEQKIRQMSLSKTKLAQMREKRFTFVLAVVMGVFVLCWFPFFFTYSLHAICRDCCPIPDALFNLFFWIGYCNSSVNPIIYTIFNRDFRRSFKKIICQTSHT from the coding sequence ATGAAAATTACTACTTTGATCAAATTGCGCAATTTGCGACCCTCGCCTTGTGTATCTCTGCTTGGAATGCATGAGGAGAATGGGGAGGAACAGACGTGTCTATCCAGAATGGATATAACCCCAACAGCTTTTGCCGCATCGAACTCATCAGAGGATACTAATGGCACGAGTGCCCAAAGACCTCTGCCTCACTCCCAGAGCGTGGCCGTCTTCATCGTGTTCCTGGTCACCGTTATCATTCTGGTGACAATCGTAGGGAATGTACTTGTTGTGGTGGCCGTTTTCACCAGCCGCGCGCTCCGTGCGCCGCAGAATCTCTTCCTTGTCTCTTTGGCATCGGCAGATATATTAGTGGCCACCTTGGTCATCCCTTTCTCCCTCGCCAACGAGATCATGGGTTACTGGTACTTTGGGAGCACCTGGTGCGCCTTCTACTTGGCCCTTGACGTCCTCTTCTGCACGTCCTCCATAGTGCACCTCTGTGCCATAAGTCTGGACAGGTACTGGTCTGTAACCAAAGCTGTTAGCTACAATCGGAAGAGGACGCCCAGGCGTATTAAGTGTATGATCACCGTGGTCTGGGTCATATCAGCAGTCATCTCTTTTCCACCGTTACTTATGACCAAACACGACGAGCATGAGTGCTTGCTCAACAACGAAACATGGTATATTCTCTCGTCTTGTCTGGTATCATTTTTCGCCCCGGGTCTAATCATGATTCTGGTGTATTGTAAAATATATAAAGTGGCCAAGCAGCGCGCATCAACCGTGTTTGCAGCAAAGAAcgggacggagagacagccttcGCAGTCAGAGACGTGCTTCGTGCCGAGGAGGAAGTTTGAGGTGGAGAGCCCCAGCAGCCCCAGTTTAGGTGGCCACATGCGGAAAGGAGAGCTCGATGATATTGACCTGGAGGAGAGCTGCGTCGCCGACAGCAAACCCAAGAACTGTCTCTTCTCCAAGAGAGTGAAAGTGGAGGGGGCAAACACTTTCCCAAAACAGAGTTGTCGCGTGTCATGGGCTTCAAACCGCAACGCGAAGCTCTCTCAGGAGCAAAAGATTAGACAGATGTCACTGTCAAAGACCAAACTGGCGCAGATGCGTGAAAAGCGCTTTACGTTTGTCCTTGCAGTGGTGATGGGGGTGTTTGTACTCTGCTGGTTCCCCTTCTTTTTTACATACAGTCTGCACGCAATATGCAGAGATTGTTGCCCGATTCCGGATGCTCTCTTTAATCTGTTTTTCTGGATTggttactgtaacagttcagtgaaCCCTATCATTTATACAATATTTAATCGCGATTTTCGGAGATCTTTCAAGAAGATCATATGCCAGACATCACACACATAg